The following coding sequences lie in one Brevibacterium marinum genomic window:
- a CDS encoding acetyl-CoA C-acetyltransferase, with protein sequence MSTPTQRAVILGGNRIPFARSNKQYAKASNLDMLTSALDGLVARFGLAGESIGEVAGGAVLKHSKDFNLTREAVLGSALAPTTPAFDVGQACATGLETVVSLNNKINAGQLESGIASGVDSASDAPIVINDSMREILLELTRAKTLAQRAKIAAQIRPAYLAPQAPSTGEPRTGLSMGEHQAITTADWQISRQAQDELAIASHHNLARAWDEGFFDDLSTPYLGVSRDTNMRPDSSAESLAKLSPVFGRNLSTPATMTAGNSTPLTDGASSVLLGSEDWANEHGYTPLARLVDAEAGAVDFVDGSEGLLMAPAYAVPRLLSRNGLTFDDFDAFEIHEAFASTVLSHLAAWESEEFCRDKAGLDGALGAIDRSKLNPLGSSLAAGHPFAATGGRIIASTAKYLKLTGKKRSLVSICAAGGQGLTAIVEAA encoded by the coding sequence ATGTCCACTCCCACTCAGCGTGCCGTCATCCTCGGCGGCAACCGCATTCCGTTCGCGCGTTCGAACAAGCAGTACGCCAAGGCCAGCAATCTCGATATGCTCACCAGCGCCCTCGACGGGCTCGTGGCTCGCTTCGGCCTCGCCGGAGAGAGCATCGGGGAGGTTGCCGGCGGCGCCGTCCTCAAACATTCGAAGGACTTCAACCTCACACGCGAAGCGGTGCTCGGCTCCGCCCTGGCACCGACGACTCCGGCCTTCGACGTCGGCCAGGCCTGCGCCACCGGCCTCGAAACCGTCGTCAGCCTCAACAACAAGATCAATGCCGGTCAGCTCGAATCGGGCATCGCCTCGGGCGTGGACTCCGCCTCGGACGCACCGATCGTGATCAACGACTCGATGAGGGAGATCCTGCTGGAGCTCACCCGGGCGAAGACCCTGGCCCAGAGGGCGAAGATCGCCGCCCAGATCCGCCCCGCCTACCTGGCTCCGCAGGCCCCCTCCACGGGTGAACCGCGCACCGGGCTGAGCATGGGCGAGCACCAGGCGATCACGACGGCCGACTGGCAGATCAGCCGACAGGCCCAGGACGAACTGGCGATTGCCTCTCACCACAACCTCGCCCGCGCCTGGGACGAAGGCTTCTTCGACGACCTGTCGACCCCCTACCTCGGTGTCAGTCGCGACACCAACATGCGCCCGGACTCCTCGGCCGAATCACTGGCGAAGCTCTCGCCCGTGTTCGGCCGGAACCTGAGCACACCGGCGACGATGACCGCCGGAAACTCGACCCCGCTCACAGACGGTGCCTCATCCGTCCTCCTCGGCAGCGAGGACTGGGCGAACGAGCACGGGTACACTCCCTTGGCCCGCCTCGTCGACGCCGAAGCCGGAGCCGTCGACTTCGTCGACGGCTCAGAGGGGCTGCTCATGGCCCCGGCCTACGCGGTCCCACGCCTCCTGTCCCGCAACGGACTGACCTTCGACGACTTCGATGCATTCGAGATCCACGAGGCCTTCGCCTCGACCGTGCTCAGCCATCTGGCGGCATGGGAATCGGAGGAGTTCTGCCGCGACAAGGCGGGCCTCGACGGAGCCTTGGGCGCCATCGACCGCTCCAAGCTCAACCCGCTCGGTTCGAGCCTCGCCGCCGGACATCCGTTCGCGGCGACCGGTGGACGCATCATCGCCTCCACCGCGAAATACCTCAAGCTCACCGGCAAGAAGAGGTCGCTGGTCTCGATCTGCGCAGCAGGCGGCCAGGGACTCACCGCGATTGTGGAGGCAGCATGA
- a CDS encoding TetR/AcrR family transcriptional regulator, translating to MKSLTDGRSTRWQKHRDLRRQELLRAVRHVVDEHGDELSMDQISEHSGTTKSVLYRYFTDRAGLQAAMGEWAMDVISKSLDDATATSAEDALTEMIHAFVALAAESPNIYRFCDTAVNRFAPTEAGGFFNSIAGLLADRLALEGAQGRLWAAGAIGFVRAATEYWLADPGRPEEFASAISQWLWASLPAKLGVDE from the coding sequence ATGAAATCGCTCACAGATGGTCGGTCCACTCGGTGGCAGAAGCATCGGGACCTCAGGCGCCAGGAGCTGCTGCGAGCCGTCCGACATGTCGTCGACGAGCATGGGGACGAACTGTCCATGGATCAGATCTCCGAGCATTCTGGTACGACGAAGTCCGTGCTCTACCGGTACTTCACGGACCGTGCCGGACTCCAGGCGGCGATGGGCGAATGGGCGATGGACGTCATCTCCAAGTCACTCGATGACGCCACAGCCACCTCGGCGGAGGACGCCCTGACGGAGATGATCCACGCCTTCGTCGCGCTCGCCGCCGAATCGCCGAACATCTACCGTTTCTGCGACACCGCGGTCAACCGGTTCGCTCCCACAGAGGCCGGCGGTTTCTTCAACTCGATCGCCGGCCTGCTCGCCGATCGCCTTGCCCTTGAGGGCGCACAGGGCCGACTGTGGGCGGCCGGGGCGATCGGGTTCGTGCGTGCCGCGACCGAATACTGGCTGGCCGATCCCGGTCGCCCAGAGGAGTTCGCCAGCGCAATCAGCCAATGGCTCTGGGCCTCGCTGCCCGCAAAACTAGGAGTAGACGAATGA
- a CDS encoding acyl-CoA dehydrogenase family protein yields MKLSLDPQAINAVVDGRWAEARRRGRTLALDEITHEDPADDLETARAKTLTGVQLMADTGLPLVALPAALGGRNEHATNVASFEETVTASPSLQVKAGVQFGLFGGAILHLGNAEQHDAWLLAAQKGELLGSFAMTEIGHGSDVAAVGTTATYVPEDEEFVIDTPFRAATKEYIGNAARDAHAAVVFAQLITGGVNHGVHAFVVPIRDADGTPLPGIGIEDDGHKGGLKGVDNGRIDFEQVRVPRFNLLDRYGAVNAAGEYSSSIDSPGRRFFTMLGTLVQGRVSLDGAAIVASKLSLDIAVRYGLERKQFTGADDIHETTLLDYQQHQRRLMPAIASVYASAFAHEKLLTSFEEVFSGADESEENRALLETRAAAFKADTTWMALDVIQESREACGGAGYMAENRLVGLRADLDIYATFEGDNTVLLQLAGKRLLGDYAKELANIDVGGAARYIGTQAAEHTLYRTGLANAGLAISDVFTLNLSEKRIRSGRLQRSLLETRLEVMLSNLAQALRPAAKMSAADAADVFNTNQHEFIEMARAYVELEKWKALDEAMREQADPDQNKLFRRLRDTYGLSLIEKHVGWHLMYGRLPMLRARQLNETLNRLCAKLAANSLDLVEAFGYGDDHRRATIATGVEAERQTEAADHYRHSRAQEDYPVPEKQLRKAAKAARKAAEKDGHKAKSGK; encoded by the coding sequence ATGAAGCTTTCCCTTGACCCCCAGGCGATCAACGCCGTCGTCGACGGTCGTTGGGCCGAGGCCCGACGCCGCGGGCGGACGCTGGCACTCGACGAGATCACACACGAGGATCCGGCCGACGACCTCGAGACCGCTCGGGCGAAGACGCTGACCGGAGTCCAGCTCATGGCCGATACCGGGCTGCCGTTGGTGGCGCTGCCGGCGGCGCTCGGCGGACGCAATGAACATGCGACCAATGTCGCCAGCTTCGAGGAGACCGTCACCGCCTCCCCCAGCCTCCAAGTCAAGGCCGGAGTCCAGTTCGGACTCTTCGGTGGGGCGATCCTGCACCTGGGCAATGCCGAGCAGCACGATGCCTGGCTGCTGGCGGCCCAGAAGGGTGAGCTGCTGGGATCGTTTGCGATGACGGAGATCGGCCACGGATCCGATGTCGCCGCCGTCGGCACGACCGCGACCTATGTGCCCGAGGACGAGGAATTCGTCATCGACACCCCGTTCCGCGCCGCCACTAAGGAATACATCGGCAATGCCGCACGCGACGCTCATGCCGCCGTGGTCTTCGCCCAGCTGATCACCGGCGGGGTCAACCACGGTGTGCACGCGTTCGTCGTGCCGATCCGCGACGCGGACGGGACGCCCCTGCCGGGCATCGGCATCGAGGACGACGGGCACAAGGGCGGCCTCAAGGGAGTCGACAACGGGCGGATCGACTTCGAGCAGGTCCGCGTTCCGCGGTTCAACCTGCTCGACCGCTACGGCGCCGTGAACGCGGCCGGCGAGTACTCCTCCTCCATCGACTCCCCCGGACGACGCTTCTTCACCATGCTCGGAACCCTCGTCCAGGGACGGGTCTCCCTCGACGGTGCCGCCATCGTCGCCTCGAAGCTGTCCCTCGACATCGCCGTGCGCTACGGACTCGAACGCAAACAGTTCACCGGCGCCGACGACATCCATGAGACCACTCTGTTGGACTATCAGCAGCATCAGCGGCGACTGATGCCGGCCATCGCTTCGGTCTACGCCTCGGCCTTCGCCCACGAGAAGCTGCTCACCTCATTCGAGGAGGTGTTCTCCGGCGCCGACGAGAGCGAGGAGAATCGTGCCCTGCTCGAAACGCGGGCCGCGGCATTCAAGGCCGATACGACGTGGATGGCCCTCGACGTCATCCAGGAATCCCGGGAAGCCTGCGGCGGGGCCGGCTACATGGCCGAGAACCGCCTCGTGGGACTGCGCGCCGACCTCGACATCTATGCCACGTTCGAGGGCGACAACACGGTCCTCCTGCAGCTGGCGGGCAAGCGTCTCCTCGGCGACTATGCCAAGGAACTGGCCAATATCGACGTCGGCGGTGCCGCCCGCTACATCGGCACCCAGGCGGCCGAGCACACGCTCTACCGCACAGGCCTGGCCAACGCGGGGCTCGCGATCTCCGACGTGTTCACCCTCAATCTCAGCGAGAAGAGGATCCGCTCGGGTCGCCTGCAGCGCTCGCTGCTCGAAACCAGACTCGAAGTCATGCTCTCCAACCTCGCTCAGGCGCTGCGTCCGGCGGCGAAGATGTCGGCCGCGGACGCCGCGGACGTGTTCAACACCAATCAGCACGAGTTCATCGAGATGGCACGTGCATACGTCGAGCTGGAGAAGTGGAAGGCCCTCGACGAGGCGATGAGGGAGCAGGCGGATCCCGATCAGAACAAACTGTTCCGGCGCCTGCGCGACACCTACGGACTCAGTCTCATCGAGAAGCACGTGGGCTGGCACCTCATGTACGGTCGCCTGCCGATGCTGCGGGCACGTCAGCTCAACGAGACGCTGAATCGCCTGTGCGCGAAGCTTGCGGCCAACTCCTTGGACCTGGTGGAGGCCTTCGGGTACGGCGACGACCACCGCCGTGCCACGATCGCCACGGGAGTCGAGGCAGAACGTCAGACCGAAGCCGCCGACCACTACCGTCACTCCCGTGCGCAGGAGGACTATCCGGTGCCGGAGAAGCAGCTGCGCAAGGCCGCGAAGGCCGCCCGCAAGGCCGCCGAGAAGGACGGTCACAAGGCGAAGTCCGGAAAGTAG
- the metX gene encoding homoserine O-acetyltransferase MetX, producing the protein MTSSPTSTRASPPLRQRRRPPPDMPTQSTSVERILGFVTESGHTFGTVEVAYETFGTLNADHSNAVLIEHALTGDTHVTEWWAGVVGPGEAIDTNEFFVVCANSLGGCSGTTGPQSLYDDGLPYGSRFPAVTIRDMVRLEHHLTQILGIESWHAVIGGSMGGARALEFGLLDRHKVKKCAVIAAPAFCEADQIAWAMMQERAIELDSDYYSGDYTAVGRFPSQGLGLARQIAHLTYRNDAELNQRFSRRLRSPDYYEVTSYLDHQAKKLTARFDPHSYVVLTRALRDHDVRVGRSHDLTTALAEGCTDNLVVSVSSDRLFPPTQVELLAQNLPGAVTHDVIESDVGHDGFLTETAAISAALESFLHA; encoded by the coding sequence ATGACATCATCGCCGACATCGACAAGGGCTTCGCCGCCGCTGCGGCAAAGACGTCGGCCGCCGCCTGACATGCCCACACAGAGCACTTCCGTCGAGCGAATTCTGGGCTTCGTGACAGAATCCGGACACACGTTCGGAACTGTCGAGGTCGCCTACGAAACCTTCGGCACACTCAATGCGGACCACAGCAACGCGGTCCTGATCGAACACGCCCTGACCGGCGACACCCACGTCACCGAATGGTGGGCAGGAGTCGTCGGACCGGGTGAGGCGATCGACACGAACGAGTTCTTCGTGGTGTGCGCGAATTCGCTCGGCGGGTGCTCGGGGACCACCGGCCCCCAATCGCTGTATGACGACGGGCTGCCCTACGGGTCCAGGTTTCCCGCGGTCACCATCCGCGACATGGTCCGTCTGGAACACCATCTCACTCAGATCCTCGGAATCGAGTCCTGGCACGCGGTGATCGGCGGGTCGATGGGTGGGGCCAGAGCCCTCGAATTCGGTCTCCTCGACAGACACAAGGTGAAGAAGTGCGCGGTCATCGCCGCACCGGCCTTCTGCGAAGCCGACCAGATCGCCTGGGCGATGATGCAGGAACGTGCGATCGAGCTCGACAGCGACTACTACTCCGGTGACTACACGGCCGTCGGCCGATTCCCCAGCCAGGGCCTGGGCCTGGCACGTCAGATCGCCCACCTGACCTACCGCAACGACGCCGAGCTCAACCAGCGGTTCTCGCGCCGGCTGCGATCGCCCGATTACTACGAGGTCACTTCGTACCTCGACCACCAGGCGAAGAAGCTCACCGCCCGCTTCGACCCGCACAGCTACGTCGTGCTCACCCGCGCCCTGCGCGACCACGATGTCCGCGTCGGCCGTTCGCACGACCTGACCACTGCTCTGGCCGAAGGCTGCACCGACAACCTCGTGGTCTCCGTGTCCTCCGATCGTCTGTTCCCGCCCACGCAGGTCGAACTGCTCGCGCAGAATCTGCCCGGTGCCGTGACTCATGACGTCATCGAGTCGGATGTCGGCCACGACGGCTTCCTCACCGAGACCGCGGCGATCTCCGCGGCGCTGGAAAGCTTCCTCCACGCCTGA
- a CDS encoding O-acetylhomoserine aminocarboxypropyltransferase/cysteine synthase family protein, protein MTQSFDTRQIHAGQTPDPTTGSRALPIHQTTSFVFDSNETAANRFALSELGPIYTRITNPTTEVVENRIADLEGGVHAVLTASGQSAALLAITNIAEAGDHIVASSSLYGGTYNLLHVTLRKLGIETTFVDVDDHDAWKAAVKDNTKLFFAEVVSNPRSDVLDIAAVADIAHQAGVPLFTDNTLATPYLVRPIEHGADVVLHSATKYLGGHGTSIAGVLVDSGNFDYATQPEKFPGFNTPDESYNGLVYARDLGADSPFGANVSFGLKARVQGLRDLGPAASPFNAFLIAQGLETLSLRIDRHVDNANKVASYLENHEQVSRVAFAGLESSPWHDQAKKYLPSGVGSVLAFDIAGGYDAAVAFVDALDLHSHVANIGDVRSLVIHPASTTHSQLGEEAQVAAGVNPALVRLSVGLEGIDDIIADIDKGFAAAAAKTSAAA, encoded by the coding sequence ATGACTCAGTCATTCGACACCCGCCAGATCCATGCCGGCCAGACACCGGACCCGACCACCGGGTCCCGTGCGCTGCCCATCCACCAGACCACCTCGTTCGTCTTCGACAGCAATGAGACGGCGGCGAACCGCTTCGCCCTCAGCGAGCTCGGCCCCATCTACACCCGCATCACCAACCCGACCACCGAGGTCGTCGAGAACCGCATCGCCGACCTCGAAGGCGGCGTCCACGCCGTGCTCACAGCCTCGGGACAGTCGGCGGCTCTGCTGGCGATCACGAACATCGCCGAGGCGGGAGACCACATCGTGGCCAGCTCCAGCCTCTACGGCGGAACCTACAATCTGCTGCATGTGACCCTGCGCAAGCTCGGCATCGAGACCACGTTCGTCGACGTCGACGACCACGACGCGTGGAAGGCCGCGGTCAAGGACAACACGAAGCTCTTCTTCGCCGAGGTCGTCTCCAACCCCCGCTCCGATGTCCTCGACATCGCCGCCGTCGCCGACATCGCCCACCAGGCCGGTGTTCCGCTGTTCACCGACAACACGCTGGCCACCCCCTACCTGGTCCGCCCCATCGAGCACGGCGCCGACGTCGTCCTCCACTCGGCCACGAAGTACCTCGGCGGACACGGCACCTCGATCGCCGGCGTCCTCGTCGACAGCGGAAACTTCGACTACGCCACGCAGCCGGAGAAGTTCCCCGGCTTCAACACCCCGGATGAGTCCTACAACGGTCTGGTCTACGCCCGTGACCTCGGCGCCGATTCGCCGTTCGGCGCGAACGTGTCTTTCGGGCTCAAGGCCCGCGTGCAGGGTCTGCGCGACCTCGGACCGGCCGCCAGCCCGTTCAACGCCTTCCTCATCGCTCAGGGGCTCGAGACCCTGAGCCTGCGCATCGACCGTCACGTCGACAACGCGAACAAGGTCGCCTCCTACCTCGAGAACCACGAGCAGGTCTCCCGGGTCGCCTTCGCCGGACTCGAGTCCAGCCCCTGGCACGATCAGGCGAAGAAGTACCTGCCGAGCGGCGTCGGATCGGTCCTCGCCTTCGACATCGCCGGTGGCTACGACGCCGCCGTGGCATTCGTCGATGCGCTCGACCTGCACTCACACGTGGCCAACATCGGCGATGTCCGCTCCCTGGTCATCCATCCGGCGTCAACGACTCACTCCCAGCTGGGAGAAGAGGCGCAGGTCGCCGCGGGTGTCAACCCGGCCCTCGTGCGCCTGTCCGTGGGACTCGAAGGCATCGATGACATCATCGCCGACATCGACAAGGGCTTCGCCGCCGCTGCGGCAAAGACGTCGGCCGCCGCCTGA
- a CDS encoding error-prone DNA polymerase — translation MGFSNPRTPWSQLAQRLEGKPVVDKHADGSDAPAFSRPDRHRVSVGPGGSDGPNRYSGPGQGPLLRTSTVEWAELHVHSQFSFLDGASDPEELVAAGAAAGLTSLALTDHNGLYGAVRFANAAAEAGLPSVFGAELSVGLEEKIPGQTDPDATHLLVLARGVEGYHRLSTAITEANLAGEKNRPVFGLEELAAMSGDWMILTGCRKGPLRRALNDPDGGLGTLRRLIALFGRDRIAVELSRDGAPDDDERLRHLGELAEQTHLPVVASNSVHFATRAQWKSAQVRASVRSRLSLDELAGWLPATANARIHTGEEMAARFPRRALENAVALGRECSFVLNSARPDLPRAPKPDARGAEEYLRELIEDRGAKRYGSRVANPRAWAQLDREMNMIAKLGFCGYFLIVYDITEFCHRASIFCQGRGSAANSAVCYVLDITAVDAVKHELLFDRFLSPDRKGYPDIDIDIESGRREEVIQYVYDHFGRERAAQVANVITYRAKSAIRDAAFSLGYEPGQQDAFSKASNRWSSLPAAEDSPVPAPVLTIADDLLGSPRHLGIHSGGMILADRPIGEVVPIEKATMGHRTVVQWDKDDCAAMDLVKFDLLGLGMLTALHEMVDLVHRHTGELIERAHIDDEDEAVYEMLQRADAVGVFQVESRAQLATLPRLRPETFYDLAVQVALIRPGPIQGGSVHPYIRRRQGLDEVEYLHPLLEKSLAKTYGVPLFQEQLMQMAIDVGGFTGADADQLRQAMGSRRSERRMAELAQKFQAGAAVKGVDAETAESIFSTIAAFANYGFPESHAISFANLVYQSAWFKYHHHAAFTVGLLRSQPMGFYSPQSLVADARRHGVTILPVDLRRSMAGSDLERTEDSGEFGIRLGLDSVTHVGSFAEVIVTERAKEPFTSVADLAERTGIGKQALEGLATAGALSCFDLDRRQALWLAGGVAGAHPGVLPGTATLTSAPALPTMDAFDTTLAELFSTGITVDGYPTEILRRSLIERGYASTADAAAAADGTRMTVAAIVTHRQRPATASGITFINLEDEFGMLNVVATAGLMKRFRPIATSRNALVVTGLIQRGGEVVSLYAHKLIPLEVQLPTKARNFR, via the coding sequence ATGGGCTTTTCGAATCCGCGCACTCCCTGGTCCCAGCTGGCTCAGCGGCTGGAGGGAAAGCCCGTCGTCGACAAGCACGCCGATGGATCCGACGCGCCCGCCTTCTCCCGTCCCGACCGCCACCGGGTGTCGGTGGGACCGGGCGGCTCCGACGGCCCCAACCGGTATTCGGGACCGGGTCAGGGGCCCCTCCTGCGCACTTCGACCGTCGAGTGGGCGGAGCTGCATGTCCACTCCCAGTTCAGCTTCCTCGACGGGGCCTCCGACCCCGAAGAGCTCGTGGCCGCCGGTGCCGCGGCAGGGCTGACGTCCTTGGCCCTGACCGACCACAACGGACTCTACGGCGCGGTCCGGTTCGCGAATGCCGCCGCCGAGGCGGGCCTTCCCAGCGTCTTCGGAGCGGAGCTGTCCGTGGGGTTGGAGGAGAAGATCCCCGGCCAGACCGATCCCGACGCCACTCACCTGCTGGTCCTCGCCCGTGGGGTCGAGGGGTACCATCGGCTGTCGACGGCCATCACCGAGGCCAACCTGGCTGGGGAGAAGAACCGGCCGGTGTTCGGTCTCGAAGAGCTGGCCGCGATGAGCGGGGACTGGATGATCCTCACCGGCTGCCGCAAGGGGCCTCTGCGCAGGGCTCTGAACGATCCCGACGGTGGGCTGGGAACCCTGCGGAGACTCATCGCGCTCTTCGGGCGCGACCGGATCGCGGTCGAACTCAGCCGGGACGGAGCTCCCGATGACGACGAACGGCTGCGCCACCTCGGCGAGTTGGCCGAACAGACTCATCTGCCCGTCGTGGCCAGCAACAGCGTCCACTTCGCCACCCGGGCGCAATGGAAGTCGGCGCAGGTGAGAGCCTCGGTGAGGTCCCGGCTGTCCCTGGACGAGTTGGCCGGATGGCTGCCGGCGACGGCGAACGCCCGGATCCACACGGGAGAGGAGATGGCCGCACGCTTCCCGCGCCGGGCACTGGAGAACGCCGTGGCCCTCGGCAGGGAATGCTCCTTCGTCCTGAATTCGGCCCGTCCGGATCTGCCGCGTGCCCCGAAACCCGATGCCCGTGGGGCCGAAGAGTATCTGCGCGAGCTCATCGAGGATCGTGGTGCGAAGCGCTACGGGTCCCGGGTCGCGAACCCGCGGGCGTGGGCGCAGCTGGATCGGGAGATGAACATGATCGCGAAGCTGGGGTTCTGCGGGTACTTCCTCATCGTCTACGACATCACCGAGTTCTGCCACCGGGCGAGCATCTTCTGCCAGGGGAGAGGCTCTGCGGCGAACTCCGCTGTCTGCTATGTCCTCGATATCACCGCCGTCGACGCGGTCAAGCACGAACTCCTCTTCGACCGCTTCCTCTCACCTGATCGCAAGGGCTACCCGGACATCGACATCGACATCGAATCGGGGCGGCGGGAGGAAGTCATCCAATACGTCTACGATCATTTCGGCCGTGAACGGGCCGCCCAGGTCGCGAACGTCATCACCTACAGGGCGAAGTCGGCGATCCGGGACGCGGCCTTCAGCCTCGGTTACGAACCCGGCCAGCAGGACGCGTTCTCGAAGGCCAGCAACCGCTGGTCGTCCCTGCCCGCCGCCGAGGACTCCCCGGTGCCCGCACCCGTGCTCACGATCGCCGACGACCTCCTCGGCTCACCCCGTCACCTGGGAATCCACTCCGGCGGCATGATCCTCGCCGATCGACCCATCGGCGAGGTCGTTCCGATCGAGAAGGCCACGATGGGCCATCGCACGGTCGTCCAATGGGACAAGGACGATTGTGCGGCCATGGACCTGGTGAAGTTCGACCTGCTGGGGCTGGGCATGCTCACGGCCCTGCACGAGATGGTCGACCTAGTCCACCGGCATACAGGCGAACTCATCGAACGCGCCCATATCGACGACGAGGACGAGGCCGTCTACGAGATGCTGCAGAGGGCCGACGCAGTGGGGGTCTTCCAGGTCGAATCGCGGGCTCAGCTGGCGACCCTGCCGCGTCTGCGGCCCGAGACGTTCTACGATCTCGCCGTCCAGGTCGCCCTGATCAGACCCGGGCCGATCCAGGGCGGGTCCGTCCATCCCTACATCCGCAGGAGGCAGGGCCTCGACGAGGTCGAATACCTCCACCCCCTGTTGGAGAAGTCCCTGGCCAAGACCTACGGGGTGCCGCTGTTCCAGGAGCAGCTCATGCAGATGGCCATCGACGTCGGCGGCTTCACCGGAGCCGACGCCGACCAGCTGCGGCAGGCGATGGGATCACGGCGGTCCGAGAGGCGGATGGCCGAACTGGCGCAGAAGTTCCAGGCCGGGGCAGCGGTCAAAGGCGTCGACGCCGAGACAGCGGAATCCATCTTCTCCACGATCGCGGCATTCGCCAACTACGGGTTCCCCGAATCCCACGCGATCAGCTTCGCCAACCTCGTCTACCAGTCGGCCTGGTTCAAATACCACCATCACGCGGCCTTCACAGTGGGCCTGCTGCGCAGCCAGCCGATGGGCTTCTACTCACCGCAGTCGCTCGTCGCCGACGCCCGCCGTCACGGGGTGACGATCCTGCCCGTCGACCTCCGCCGCTCGATGGCCGGCAGCGATCTCGAGCGAACCGAGGACTCGGGCGAGTTCGGGATCAGGTTGGGGCTCGATTCCGTGACCCATGTCGGATCCTTCGCCGAGGTGATCGTGACCGAACGCGCCAAGGAACCGTTCACCTCGGTGGCGGACCTGGCTGAGCGGACCGGGATCGGCAAGCAGGCGCTCGAAGGACTCGCGACGGCGGGAGCGCTGAGCTGCTTCGACCTCGACCGCAGGCAGGCGCTGTGGCTGGCCGGGGGAGTCGCGGGGGCGCACCCAGGGGTGCTGCCGGGAACCGCCACGCTCACCTCGGCGCCGGCCCTGCCGACGATGGATGCCTTCGACACGACCCTGGCCGAGCTCTTCTCGACCGGGATCACGGTCGACGGGTACCCGACCGAGATCCTGCGCCGGTCCCTGATCGAACGCGGCTATGCCTCGACGGCGGATGCCGCGGCGGCTGCCGATGGGACCCGGATGACGGTGGCCGCCATCGTCACGCACCGGCAGCGCCCGGCCACCGCCTCGGGAATCACATTCATCAACCTCGAGGACGAATTCGGGATGCTCAACGTCGTGGCCACGGCCGGGCTGATGAAGCGGTTCCGACCGATCGCGACCTCACGCAACGCCCTCGTGGTCACCGGGCTGATCCAACGCGGGGGAGAGGTGGTCAGTCTCTATGCCCACAAGCTCATCCCGCTCGAGGTGCAGCTGCCGACCAAGGCCCGCAACTTCCGCTGA